Below is a window of Candidatus Omnitrophota bacterium DNA.
CCACGATAAGGTCTTTGCCGTTCTTCTGATGCTCGACGATAGCCCTGGCCCGCACCGTAACTTTGCCCCGGCCGGTAGCATAGGCGTCTTTTATCCCTGACTTGCCGCAGATCACCCCGCCCGTAGGGAAATCCGGGCCTTTAATATGGCGTAAAAGGTCTTTGATCTCGGCTTCGGGATTATCCAAAATATAACCGATCGCGTCCGCTACTTCGGATAAATTATGCGGCGGTATATTGGTAGCCATGCCTACGGCGATACCGCTGGACCCGTTTACCAAAAGATTGGGCAATGCCGCAGGCAATAGCAAAGGCTCCTGCAAAGAGGCATCGAAGTTGGGGCCAAAATTAACGGTGTCTTTATCAATATCCGCAAGCATCGCGTCGGTGATGGCAGCCATGCGGGCCTCGGTATAACGCATAGCCGCGGCGCCATCCCCGTCGACCGAACCGAAATTCCCCTGGCCTTCAACCAAAGGATAACGCAGGGAAAAATCCTGCGCCATTCTGACCAGCGTATCATAAACCGCGGTATCCCCGTGAGGGTGGTATTTACCCAGGACCTCCCCGACGATACGGGCGCATTTTTTATACGTCTTGGAGTGATCGAGATTCAACTCCTGCATCGCGAAAAGCACCCTGCGATGCACCGGCTTCAAACCGTCTCGCACATCGGGAAGCGCGCGGCCGACAATAACGCTCATTGAATAATTTAAATACGCGTCCTTTACTTCGGACTCGATAGAAACAGGATTTACTTTTTCATTGCGTGTATACATTTTATATATCCAGGTTTTTTACCAGATGAGCGTTGTCTTCGATAAATTTCCGGCGTGGCTCCACCTGGTCCCCCATTAAAACCGTAAACATCTCATCGGCCTCCACGGCGTCTTCCAGGGTAACTTTTAACATGGTTCTTTTCTCGGGATCCATAGTGGTTTCCCAAAGCTGGATGGGGTTCATTTCACCCAAACCCTTGTACCTCTGGATATGCATACCTTTGGTGGCGTTGTTCTTGATAAATCCCAAGACTTCCCTAAGAGACGAAAAATCATGCTGCTCCTTCTCGTGCTTCACCCGGTAAACAGCTTTGGCTTTCTTGGCCACTTCCGTACTCGCGCCCTCTTTAACCTGATGCGGAGCCTCGGTAAGCAAAGTCGTAATGTCCAGCCCGATCTTCTCAATTTTTAGCAAAAGCGCTTCAATATCCGGGGATTCAAAAAGTTCCAAGACGTCAGATTCAATTTCCTTACCTTCTTTTTCCACCAATTTCGCTAATTCCTCATCCGAATAGACAAATTGGTCCTTACCATCCACTTTTACCCTGTAAATAGGCAGTTTTTTGGTCTTTTGGTGTCTAAAATTGAGATATTTTGCAAAGTCCACTCCCTTTTTGCCAAGATTTTTCCCCAGTTTTTCAAGTTCTACCAATAAACCCAGAAGTTCGCAAAACTGGCGATCAGTAAAAACCTGCTTGTCCTTCAGCCGCTCAAAAATCGCGTCTTCCCTGCCCAAGTCCAGCAATAAATCATTCATGTGTTGTTCGGTCGGAATGTACTCTTCGCGGGTACCTCGCTTAATTTTAAACAAAGGCGGCTGAGCGATATAAATATGGCCGTCTTCCAGAAGCTTAGGGAAATAACGGTATATTAAAGTCAGCAGCAAGGTGCGGATATGAGAACCATCCACATCGGCGTCAGCCATTAAAACTAATTTATGGTAACGCAGTTTAGCGATATCAAATTCCTCGCCTACCCCGGTCCCCAGCGCGGTAATGATCGTTCGGATCTCTTCGTTTGACAGAATTTTGTCCAGCCGGGCTTTTTCCACGTTTAATATTTTACCTTTGATCGGCAGGATCGCCTGGAATCTGCGGTCGCGCCCCTGCTTGGCGGATCCGCCGGCTGAGTCGCCTTCCACAATATAAAGCTCGCACAAAGCCGGGTCTTTTTCCGAGCAATCCGCCAGTTTCCCCGGTAAGCCCCCGGAATCCAGTGCTCCCTTTCTGCGCGTCAATTCCCTGGCCTTGCGCGCGGCCTCGCGGGCGCGGGAAGCCAAAAGGACCTTTTCCACTATTTTATTCGCAACCGGGGGGTTTTCTTCGAAGAAGCCGGTAAGGGCGTCGAACACCGTTGAAGCGGTCAAGCCTTCTACTTCGGAATTACCTAATTTGGTCTTAGTCTGCCCTTCGTACTGCGGATTGGGTATCTTTACCGATATTACCGCGGTCAGGCCTTCGCGCGTATCGTCCCCGGAAATAGAGATATCGTCTTTTAAAAGGTTTTTGCTTTTGGCGTACTGGTTGACCGCCCGGGTCAAAGCCGACTTAAAACCGGAAAGATGCGTTCCTCCCTCGATGGTATTGATATTATTGGCAAAGGAATAAAGGCTTTCGGAATAACCGTCGTTATACTGCAGGGCGGCCTCAAGGTAGATCCCCTCTTTTTCTTTCTCGAAATAAACCACCTTATTGTGCAAAGGGGCTTTATTTTTATTAAGGTGCTCCACGAAAGAAACGATCCCCCCGGAAAATTTAAATACCGTTTCTTTTTCCTGGCGCTCGTCTTTTAAATTTATCTCCAGCCCTTTATTCAAAAAGGCCAACTCGCGCAAACGGGTAGCCAGGATGTCGTAAGAGAAATCTATGGACTTGAATATCTCCTTGTCCGGCTTAAAAGTAACCTTTGTCCCGGTATTCTTGGATTTCCCGATAACCGTCAGCTTGGATACGGTATTGCCGCGTTCATAGCGCTGATGGTATATCTTTTCGTCGCGTTTTACCTCCACCTCCAGCCATTCAGAAAGGGCGTTAACCACGCTTACGCCCACCCCGTGCAATCCGCCGGATACTTTATACGACTGGTGATCGAATTTACCGCCGGCGTGCAGCACGGTAAGGGCGACTTCTACCGCCGGCTTCTTTTCCGTTCTATGCATATCCACCGGGATCCCCCGGCCGTTATCCGCGATGCTGACGCTATTGTCGGCGCGGATCATAACATCGATCTTGGAACAATGCCCTCCCAGCGCTTCGTCGACCGAGTTATCCACTACTTCATAAACCATATGATGCAGCCCGCGGGTATAGGTATCCCCGATGTACATAGCCGGCCTTTTTCTTACCGCTTCCAGCCCTTCCAACACCTGGATTGCGCCGGCGTCATAGGTCTTCATCTTACCCGCTGCTTTTGGTTCGCTCATAGGTTTTTTTGTCTTTTTCTCTTTGTCTTTCATATTAAGCCTTTTGAAAATTAAGTAATTGTATCACTAATACTGTTTATTGCAATAAATTTTTAACTCCCTTCGCCGACATCGCCTATTTTAAACCGGACATCCTTTATCCCGGACGGCCCTGCCGCCAACCGGGTTAATATCCTTTTTTTCTGCATATTCAGATAATATGCCCAAACCGGGGAATCCACGGTTATATACAGGATCCCGTTTTTAACCGAACCGAATTTGATATGCTTGAGTTCTTTTTTAGCGAAGCCTCTCTTTAGCAGACCGTCGGGATAAAGAAAACCGGACCCCTGTTTTTTGGCCTTTAAATCCGACAGCAAGGATAAAACAGAGTTTTTTATCGGTTCCATAAAATTATTTTAACTCAACCGCATCGGCAAGACGATATAAACATACCCCTCGCTGCGGACAACCCCCGGTTTTTCGCTTCCTAATATTTCGAAGTCGATTTTTTCGCCGATCAGGTTTTTCAGCACATCAATCAGGTACACGGGATTAAACCCGATCACGATCTCTTTGCCCTGGTATTCTATAGGCACTTCCTCCCTGGATTCGCCCACATCCGGGGTGGACTTTGAAATCACCAATTTTTCCTTGAACACCTCGAATTTAACCGCCTGATAATCCGGCGTGGCCAAAAGCGACGCCCGGCGGATAGCCAATAAAAACTGTTCCCTATTGATCTTTATCTTGTTCTCGCAAGCCGGCGGGATCACCTGCTGATAATCCGGGAATTCCCCTTCAATCAACCTGGAGATGATTACCGCGTCTTTAAAATCAAAAAGAATCTGGTTCGGCCCGATCAAAAGCGACACGTCCCCCATCTCCTTAAGGTTCCTTTGTAATTCCTGTATGGTTTTTAACGGAACAATTATACTCACCTCTTTATTTACCGGCTGGGTAAGCTTACTCTTACTGATTGCCAGGCGTTTCCCATCTGTTGCCACCAAAGTTAGCTGATCTTTGGATATTTTAAAAAGTATCCCATTTAAAATATACCTTGTTTCATCCAAAGAAACCGCGAATCCGGTCTGATTGAGCATATGTTTTAAAAGCGCTTGTTCTATTTTTATCGCTTCCTTATCTTTAAATTCCGGCAGTTTTGGAAATTCCTCTGCCGGCAGTCCAATTATTTTAAATTGACAGGTTTTACTCTCAATAATCACTATATTGTTTTTTTTGGTATTAACCTCTACTTCATTATCAGATAATTCCTTTATAATACTGCTAAATCTCCTGGCAGGAATAGTTATCACCCCCTGTTCCTGGATATCCACAGGGATTACACAGCTTATTCCTATATTAAGATCTGTGGCGGTTAACCTTAAAGTATCTTTCTGCGCTTCCAGTAAAAAGTTTGATAATATAGGTAAGGTTGCTTTTGCGCTGATTATATTTTGTATAGTATCAATCCCTCTGGACAGAACATCCTTACTCACTTTAAACCGCATTCGTGCCTCCTATTATTATTATTATATTAAATTTAAATATCGTATTATCAGTAATAAGGTTTCGTTTCTGTTAAAATCTATTTATCTTATTAACCCAATTAAACTTAACTAAAAATTTACCTCTTAATAACCGGTTAATTTATTGTTGGATAACCTGTATAATCTTATCTACTTTAGTTTTTAATGCGGCATTAAGCTTTAATTCCTCTTTTATTTTGTTATATGAATGTAAAACAGTAGTATGATCCTTCCCCCCAAAATTAACCCCTATTTCCGGAAAAGACAAATCAGTAAGCTCTCTGCTTAAAAACATTGCAATCTGCCGAGGCAGGACGATCATTTTATTCCGGCGTTTTAATTTCAGGTCCTGGATAGTTACCCCGCACTCTTCAGCCACACAGCGTTGGATAAAATCCACTGTGGTTAGTTTTTTGGGTTCTTTTATCAAGTCTTTAAGCACTTCTTTGGCCAATTCAAGGGTAATGTTTTTTTCTTCCAGCAGTGAATATGCGATAATCCTGATCAAAGCCCCTTCTAACTCGCGGATATTGGTTTTAATCAGTTGGGCGATGAAAAAAATAACATCATCCGGGACAGTAACCGGTTCGCGCTCAATTTTCTTTTTTAAAATAGCTACGCGGGTTTCCAGGTCCGGTGGCTGGATATCAGTGGTCAATCCCCAGCTAAAACGCGAAACCAGCCTTTCCTGCAGGTTGGCGATTTCCTTTGGCGGCCGGTCGGAAGAGATAATGATCTGTTTATGCGCGTCGTACAAGGAATTAAAGGTGTGGAAAAATTCTTCTTGCGTGGATTCTTTACCGGCGATGAAATGGATATCGTCCAGAACCAGGATGTCGGTGTTCCGGTATTTTTGTCGGAAGGCCGGCGTGGAATGGTGCTGAATAGCGTCTATTAATTCATTGGTGAATTTTTCCGAAGGCATATAACATATCTTTAAATTCGGGAAAGCGTTTTTAAGGTGATGACAGATGGCCTGCATAAGATGGGTTTTCCCCAGCCCCACCCCGCCGTAAATGAACAAAGGGTTGTAATTTTTCCCGGGCATTTCGGCGACCGCTTTTGAATACGCGTGAGAATGGCGGTTGGACGGGCCGAGAATAAAATTGTCGAATGTATACCGCGGATTTAAATTCAGGTTCGCGTCCGGTTCCAACATCTTTGCTTTTGGCTGCTCCTGGTGGTGCTTGACTGTCCTGTCTTTTGCTTGAGCTCCCGCAGCGACATCTAAAACTAATTCGACAGGCCCTTTGAAAACATTTTCCACCGCCTCAAGGAGCAACGACCGGTAGTGCTTTTCCACCCAATCGCGGAAAAAGGTATCCGGCGCCTCCAGGACAAAAGTCCCATTCCGGCCTTCTTTCGGCTTCAAAGGCATAACCCAGGTCTGGAAAACCGTATCTCCGACCTTAGCCTTTAAATAACCGCTTATCTTCTCCCAGCTTGTTTTTAGGTCTGGCATGTTTAATTAACCCTATCCACAGTTTATTAACAGATTGGATAACTTTGTGGAAAATCTCTTCCGGCGGTTAAAACGCTCGAAGATCACAAAAACCCTTATGTATTATACAATATTTTTTTTCGCAGTCAATATAAATAACGTTTCAGGCGATGAAGAATTCCTTGACCGGTAAAATGTTTCGTGATAAAATCCCCCTTCGTTCAAAACACTAAGTGTTGACTTGGGTTTTATTTGTGTTATAATTAAAAACACTCTAACAAAAGGACAGTGAGAAATGAAAAAACACATCAAGACGCGATCCAATATAGTGGCGAAACGCAGCCAGGGTTTTCTTAGCAAAGCGGCTACAAAGGCCGGAAGAAAGGTCCTGGCTCGTCGGAGACGAAAAGGAAGAAAAGTGCTTTGTCTTTAATCTTGCGAAGACTGGTAATAGCCCTTCTGAATTTTTATCAACAATATATAAGCCGTATGCTGCCTTTATCCTGCCGCTATTGGCCGACCTGCTCGGAATACGCAAAACAGGCTGTGGGCAAATACGGTTTACTACGGGGTGGGTTAAAGGCCGCGGCCAGGTTATTGCGCTGCCATCCTTTATCGGGTAAATCCGGTTTTGATCCGCTTAACTAAATTATGGAAAAACGATTGATTTTAGCGTTAGCGTTGTCTTTTGTGGTATTATTCGGCTGGTCTGCCTTTGTGGGTAAACCCAGCCAAAAAGCCGGGATTTCACCTGTTGTCCGGATCGCTGGTCAAAATAACGAACCCTCCCTTGTGTCCCCGGAAAATCCACCTCCAGCTCTGAAAGAGGAAAATATTGAATTTGGACAATTTGAATATCAAAATAACAACAGTAAAGTGATTTTTAGCGAACCATCTGCAACAATTAAAGAAATTACCTTTAACAAATATAATAACTATAAATTATCCTTGAAAGCCGGGTTATCAATAGGTGATCCTAAATGGGAATTTATTAGACAAAGCGTTGGGAATAATGAAGTTACATATGCATATTCCGATAAAGAAAAAACAATTGTTAAACGCTTTATTTTTGATAACACTAAGTATTCCACAACATTAGAGATTAATGTCCAAAATAAAACCAAGGCGAATTTAAGTATTCAAATCCCCATAACCTTGGGAGTGCTAAATATCGCGGCCAACGCACAACTTAATCCGCAGGATGTTATTGTCAGCACGAAAGAAAAAAACTTTTATCCTAATATAAAACGCGCTAAAACATTTAACAATTT
It encodes the following:
- the dnaA gene encoding chromosomal replication initiator protein DnaA, producing MPDLKTSWEKISGYLKAKVGDTVFQTWVMPLKPKEGRNGTFVLEAPDTFFRDWVEKHYRSLLLEAVENVFKGPVELVLDVAAGAQAKDRTVKHHQEQPKAKMLEPDANLNLNPRYTFDNFILGPSNRHSHAYSKAVAEMPGKNYNPLFIYGGVGLGKTHLMQAICHHLKNAFPNLKICYMPSEKFTNELIDAIQHHSTPAFRQKYRNTDILVLDDIHFIAGKESTQEEFFHTFNSLYDAHKQIIISSDRPPKEIANLQERLVSRFSWGLTTDIQPPDLETRVAILKKKIEREPVTVPDDVIFFIAQLIKTNIRELEGALIRIIAYSLLEEKNITLELAKEVLKDLIKEPKKLTTVDFIQRCVAEECGVTIQDLKLKRRNKMIVLPRQIAMFLSRELTDLSFPEIGVNFGGKDHTTVLHSYNKIKEELKLNAALKTKVDKIIQVIQQ
- a CDS encoding DUF721 domain-containing protein — encoded protein: MEPIKNSVLSLLSDLKAKKQGSGFLYPDGLLKRGFAKKELKHIKFGSVKNGILYITVDSPVWAYYLNMQKKRILTRLAAGPSGIKDVRFKIGDVGEGS
- the gyrB gene encoding DNA topoisomerase (ATP-hydrolyzing) subunit B, translated to MSEPKAAGKMKTYDAGAIQVLEGLEAVRKRPAMYIGDTYTRGLHHMVYEVVDNSVDEALGGHCSKIDVMIRADNSVSIADNGRGIPVDMHRTEKKPAVEVALTVLHAGGKFDHQSYKVSGGLHGVGVSVVNALSEWLEVEVKRDEKIYHQRYERGNTVSKLTVIGKSKNTGTKVTFKPDKEIFKSIDFSYDILATRLRELAFLNKGLEINLKDERQEKETVFKFSGGIVSFVEHLNKNKAPLHNKVVYFEKEKEGIYLEAALQYNDGYSESLYSFANNINTIEGGTHLSGFKSALTRAVNQYAKSKNLLKDDISISGDDTREGLTAVISVKIPNPQYEGQTKTKLGNSEVEGLTASTVFDALTGFFEENPPVANKIVEKVLLASRAREAARKARELTRRKGALDSGGLPGKLADCSEKDPALCELYIVEGDSAGGSAKQGRDRRFQAILPIKGKILNVEKARLDKILSNEEIRTIITALGTGVGEEFDIAKLRYHKLVLMADADVDGSHIRTLLLTLIYRYFPKLLEDGHIYIAQPPLFKIKRGTREEYIPTEQHMNDLLLDLGREDAIFERLKDKQVFTDRQFCELLGLLVELEKLGKNLGKKGVDFAKYLNFRHQKTKKLPIYRVKVDGKDQFVYSDEELAKLVEKEGKEIESDVLELFESPDIEALLLKIEKIGLDITTLLTEAPHQVKEGASTEVAKKAKAVYRVKHEKEQHDFSSLREVLGFIKNNATKGMHIQRYKGLGEMNPIQLWETTMDPEKRTMLKVTLEDAVEADEMFTVLMGDQVEPRRKFIEDNAHLVKNLDI
- the yidD gene encoding membrane protein insertion efficiency factor YidD, whose product is MRRLVIALLNFYQQYISRMLPLSCRYWPTCSEYAKQAVGKYGLLRGGLKAAARLLRCHPLSGKSGFDPLN
- the dnaN gene encoding DNA polymerase III subunit beta, whose product is MRFKVSKDVLSRGIDTIQNIISAKATLPILSNFLLEAQKDTLRLTATDLNIGISCVIPVDIQEQGVITIPARRFSSIIKELSDNEVEVNTKKNNIVIIESKTCQFKIIGLPAEEFPKLPEFKDKEAIKIEQALLKHMLNQTGFAVSLDETRYILNGILFKISKDQLTLVATDGKRLAISKSKLTQPVNKEVSIIVPLKTIQELQRNLKEMGDVSLLIGPNQILFDFKDAVIISRLIEGEFPDYQQVIPPACENKIKINREQFLLAIRRASLLATPDYQAVKFEVFKEKLVISKSTPDVGESREEVPIEYQGKEIVIGFNPVYLIDVLKNLIGEKIDFEILGSEKPGVVRSEGYVYIVLPMRLS
- the rpmH gene encoding 50S ribosomal protein L34, with product MKKHIKTRSNIVAKRSQGFLSKAATKAGRKVLARRRRKGRKVLCL